One Acutalibacter muris DNA window includes the following coding sequences:
- the rplR gene encoding 50S ribosomal protein L18 has translation MVNKPDTNKARLRRHRRVRGKISGTAERPRLNVFRSSANIYAQVIDDVAGVTLCAASTVEKGFEGSGGNKEAARRVGKLIAERAQKKGISNVVFDRGGYIFHGRVQELAEGAREGGLKF, from the coding sequence ATGGTAAACAAACCGGATACCAATAAGGCGCGCCTGCGCCGGCACAGACGGGTCCGGGGCAAGATCTCCGGCACAGCCGAGAGGCCCCGCCTGAACGTGTTCCGCTCCTCTGCGAATATCTATGCCCAGGTGATAGACGACGTGGCGGGGGTAACCCTGTGCGCCGCGTCCACCGTGGAAAAGGGCTTTGAGGGCAGCGGCGGCAACAAGGAGGCAGCCCGGAGAGTGGGCAAGCTCATCGCTGAGCGCGCCCAGAAGAAGGGCATCAGCAACGTGGTCTTTGACCGCGGTGGCTATATCTTCCACGGCCGCGTGCAGGAGCTGGCCGAGGGCGCCCGCGAGGGCGGCCTGAAATTCTGA
- the rplF gene encoding 50S ribosomal protein L6 has product MSRIGRKPINIPAGVEVKINGSEVSVKGPKGTLSQSFNPKMGIAQEGSEILVTRPDDQKENRSLHGLTRTLIHNMVVGVTEGFSKTLEVQGVGYRVQKQGKDLVMNLGFSHQVVVSENEDIKIEAPNANTIIISGIDKQKVGQFAAEVREKRPPEPYKGKGIRYQGEYVRHKEGKAGKGAKG; this is encoded by the coding sequence ATGTCGAGAATTGGAAGAAAACCCATAAATATTCCCGCCGGCGTTGAGGTAAAGATCAACGGCAGCGAAGTGAGCGTAAAAGGGCCGAAGGGCACGCTCTCCCAGAGCTTTAACCCGAAGATGGGCATTGCACAGGAGGGCAGCGAAATCCTGGTCACCCGCCCGGACGACCAGAAGGAGAACAGGTCTCTTCACGGCCTGACCCGCACGCTTATCCACAACATGGTGGTAGGCGTGACCGAGGGCTTCTCCAAGACCCTGGAGGTCCAGGGCGTGGGCTACCGTGTGCAGAAGCAGGGCAAGGACCTGGTGATGAACCTGGGCTTTTCCCATCAGGTAGTGGTGAGCGAGAATGAGGACATCAAGATAGAGGCCCCCAACGCCAACACCATCATTATCTCCGGCATTGACAAGCAGAAGGTGGGCCAGTTTGCCGCCGAGGTGCGGGAGAAGCGCCCGCCGGAGCCCTATAAAGGCAAGGGCATCCGCTATCAGGGCGAGTATGTCCGCCATAAGGAAGGCAAGGCCGGCAAGGGCGCTAAAGGCTAA
- the rpsH gene encoding 30S ribosomal protein S8: MQVTDTIADLLTRIRNAQAAKHDTVEVPASNMKKAICQILVDEGYVRHYSVKEDGKQGVITISLKYAEGRQPVIKGLKRVSKPGLRIYSSAEELPKVMKGLGVAIVSTSKGVMTDRAARQQNVGGEVLAFIW, encoded by the coding sequence ATGCAAGTTACCGATACCATCGCGGACCTGCTGACACGCATCCGCAACGCGCAGGCCGCAAAGCATGATACAGTGGAGGTGCCCGCCAGCAACATGAAGAAGGCCATCTGCCAGATACTGGTGGACGAGGGCTATGTGCGGCACTACTCCGTGAAGGAGGACGGCAAGCAGGGGGTCATTACCATCTCTCTGAAGTATGCCGAGGGGCGCCAGCCGGTTATAAAGGGCCTGAAACGGGTCTCAAAGCCCGGCCTGCGCATCTACTCCAGCGCCGAGGAGCTGCCCAAAGTCATGAAGGGCCTGGGTGTGGCCATAGTCTCCACCTCCAAGGGCGTCATGACTGATAGGGCCGCAAGGCAGCAAAACGTCGGCGGCGAAGTGCTGGCGTTCATTTGGTAA
- a CDS encoding type Z 30S ribosomal protein S14, which produces MAKTSMKIKQQRPAKFSTRQYNRCKICGRPHAYLRKYGICRICFRELAYKGEIPGVKKASW; this is translated from the coding sequence GTGGCAAAGACATCTATGAAGATAAAGCAGCAAAGGCCCGCGAAGTTTTCCACCCGCCAGTATAACCGGTGCAAGATATGCGGCCGGCCCCACGCTTACCTTCGCAAGTACGGCATCTGCCGCATCTGCTTTCGAGAGCTCGCCTATAAGGGTGAGATTCCCGGCGTGAAGAAGGCAAGCTGGTAA
- the rplE gene encoding 50S ribosomal protein L5 has product MAARLKEMYKTEIAPQLMKKFGYKSVMQIPKLDKIVINVGAGEAKENSKAIDAISGDLMKITGQKPVVCKAKKSVANFKVREGMPIGVKVTLRGERMYEFLDRLFNVALPRVRDFRGINPNSFDGRGNYNMGIREQLIFPEIDYDKIDKVRGMDICFVTTAHTDEEAREFLSLMGAPFTR; this is encoded by the coding sequence ATGGCAGCTAGACTGAAAGAGATGTATAAGACGGAGATCGCCCCCCAGCTGATGAAGAAGTTCGGCTATAAGTCCGTTATGCAGATACCGAAGCTGGACAAGATAGTCATCAACGTGGGCGCCGGCGAGGCCAAGGAGAACTCCAAGGCCATAGACGCCATTTCGGGCGACCTTATGAAAATTACCGGCCAGAAGCCCGTTGTGTGCAAAGCGAAGAAGAGCGTGGCGAACTTCAAGGTGCGCGAGGGGATGCCCATTGGCGTGAAGGTCACCCTTCGGGGCGAGCGGATGTACGAGTTCCTGGATAGGCTCTTCAACGTGGCCCTGCCGCGCGTCAGGGACTTTAGGGGCATAAACCCCAACTCCTTCGACGGCCGGGGCAACTACAATATGGGTATCCGCGAGCAGCTGATCTTCCCCGAGATAGACTATGATAAGATAGACAAGGTGCGGGGCATGGACATCTGCTTTGTGACCACGGCACACACCGACGAGGAAGCCCGGGAGTTCCTTTCCCTGATGGGCGCCCCGTTCACGAGATAA
- the rplX gene encoding 50S ribosomal protein L24, translated as MNKVHVKTGDTVMIISGRDRGKKGKVMQVSPKEGKVIIENANFVQKHVKPRRMGEPGGIIKAESAIYACKVQVVCPRCGKPTRVGHKVLADGTKERICRKCGESL; from the coding sequence ATGAATAAAGTACACGTAAAGACCGGCGACACCGTGATGATCATCAGCGGCCGCGACCGGGGCAAGAAGGGCAAGGTCATGCAGGTGAGCCCCAAGGAGGGCAAGGTCATCATAGAGAACGCCAACTTCGTGCAGAAGCACGTGAAGCCCCGCAGGATGGGCGAGCCCGGCGGCATCATCAAGGCGGAGAGCGCCATTTACGCCTGCAAGGTGCAGGTGGTCTGCCCCCGCTGCGGCAAGCCGACCCGCGTGGGCCACAAGGTCCTTGCGGACGGCACCAAAGAGCGCATTTGCAGAAAATGCGGCGAGTCGCTGTAA
- the rplN gene encoding 50S ribosomal protein L14: MIQQQSYLKVADNTGAKELMCIRVLGGTGRRYANIGDVVVASVKKAAPGGVVKKGDVVKAVIVRSASGVRRDDGTYIRFDENAAVIIREDKNPRGTRIFGPVARELRDKEYMKILSLAPEVL; the protein is encoded by the coding sequence GTGATTCAACAGCAGTCTTACCTCAAGGTTGCCGACAACACGGGCGCGAAGGAGCTCATGTGCATCCGCGTTTTGGGCGGCACCGGCAGGAGGTATGCCAATATCGGCGACGTGGTGGTGGCCTCTGTTAAGAAGGCGGCGCCCGGCGGCGTGGTGAAGAAGGGCGACGTCGTAAAGGCGGTTATCGTCCGGTCCGCCTCCGGCGTGCGCCGGGACGACGGCACCTATATCCGCTTCGATGAGAACGCCGCTGTCATCATCCGTGAGGACAAAAACCCCAGGGGCACCCGCATCTTCGGGCCTGTGGCCCGTGAGCTGCGCGACAAGGAGTATATGAAGATCCTGTCGCTGGCCCCCGAAGTGCTTTGA
- the rpsQ gene encoding 30S ribosomal protein S17, with amino-acid sequence MSERSMRKTAVGRVVSNKMDKTVVVAIQDSVKHPMYGKIIKRTVKRKAHDEENACNVGDRVRIMETRPISKDKRWRLVEIIEKAK; translated from the coding sequence GTGAGCGAAAGAAGCATGAGAAAGACCGCGGTAGGCCGCGTGGTAAGCAATAAAATGGATAAGACCGTGGTGGTGGCCATACAGGACAGCGTGAAGCACCCCATGTACGGCAAGATCATCAAGCGCACCGTGAAGCGCAAGGCCCACGACGAGGAGAACGCCTGCAATGTGGGCGACCGCGTGCGCATCATGGAGACCAGGCCCATTTCCAAGGATAAGAGATGGCGGCTGGTGGAGATCATCGAGAAGGCAAAATAA
- the rpmC gene encoding 50S ribosomal protein L29, with protein MKASEIRELTADELNTKLSDLKAELFNLRFQLAINQLDNPMRIKAVKKDIARVKTVIRENELQAGNA; from the coding sequence ATGAAGGCTTCAGAGATCAGAGAATTGACAGCCGACGAGCTGAATACCAAGCTTTCCGACCTAAAGGCGGAGCTTTTCAACCTGCGTTTCCAGCTCGCTATCAATCAGCTCGATAACCCCATGCGTATCAAGGCCGTGAAGAAGGACATTGCCCGCGTGAAGACAGTTATACGCGAGAATGAGCTGCAGGCCGGGAACGCCTAA
- the rplP gene encoding 50S ribosomal protein L16, with translation MLMPKRVKYRRVQRGRMKGKAMRGNKVTYGDYGLQALEPAWIKSNQIEAARVAMTRYCKRFGKVWIKIFPDKPVTQKPAETRMGSGKGSPEYWVAVVKPGRVMFELGGVPEATAREALRLAAAKLPIKCKFVTKETEAQS, from the coding sequence ATGCTGATGCCAAAGCGCGTGAAATACCGCAGGGTCCAGAGGGGCCGCATGAAGGGCAAGGCCATGCGCGGCAACAAGGTGACCTACGGCGATTACGGCCTGCAGGCCCTGGAGCCGGCATGGATAAAGTCCAACCAGATAGAGGCCGCCCGTGTGGCCATGACCCGTTACTGCAAGCGTTTCGGTAAGGTCTGGATCAAGATATTCCCCGACAAGCCCGTGACCCAGAAGCCCGCCGAAACCCGCATGGGTTCCGGTAAAGGCTCGCCCGAATACTGGGTGGCCGTTGTCAAGCCCGGCAGGGTGATGTTCGAGCTGGGCGGCGTACCCGAAGCCACCGCCAGGGAGGCTTTGAGGCTGGCCGCTGCCAAGCTCCCCATCAAGTGCAAATTCGTAACAAAAGAAACGGAGGCGCAGTCATGA
- the rpsC gene encoding 30S ribosomal protein S3, with the protein MGQKVNPHGLRVGVIKDWDSRWFAKDNNFGDTLVEDYNLRKVLKKQLYQAGIPKIEIERDASKVRIHIHCAKPGMVIGKGGTEIEKLRQQCEKMLGKPVVINIVEVRQPDLNAQLVAENIASQLERRISFRRAMKGCIGRSMRLGAKGIKTKVSGRLGGAEIARSEEYHDGTIPLQTLRADIDYGFAEAATTYGRIGVKVWLYKGEVLNDNRDSRSSRAPRGDRSDRPRRDDRRPRGDRNDRGPRRDNREGGRR; encoded by the coding sequence ATGGGACAGAAAGTCAATCCCCACGGCCTTCGCGTGGGTGTGATAAAGGACTGGGATTCCCGGTGGTTCGCCAAGGACAACAACTTCGGCGACACCCTGGTAGAGGACTATAACCTGAGGAAGGTCCTGAAAAAGCAGCTGTACCAGGCGGGCATCCCGAAGATAGAGATCGAGCGCGACGCCTCCAAGGTGCGCATCCATATCCACTGCGCAAAGCCCGGCATGGTCATAGGCAAGGGCGGCACGGAGATAGAGAAGCTCCGCCAGCAGTGCGAGAAGATGCTGGGCAAGCCCGTAGTCATCAACATCGTCGAGGTCCGCCAGCCGGATCTGAACGCCCAGCTTGTGGCCGAGAACATCGCCTCCCAGCTGGAGCGCCGCATAAGCTTCCGCCGGGCCATGAAGGGCTGCATCGGCAGGAGCATGAGACTTGGGGCCAAGGGCATTAAGACAAAGGTTTCCGGCCGTCTGGGCGGCGCGGAGATAGCCCGCAGCGAGGAGTACCACGACGGCACCATTCCGCTGCAAACCCTTCGGGCCGACATCGACTACGGCTTTGCAGAGGCCGCCACGACCTATGGCCGTATCGGCGTAAAGGTGTGGCTATATAAGGGCGAGGTGCTGAACGACAACCGCGACAGCCGCAGCTCGCGCGCCCCCAGGGGCGATCGCAGCGACCGCCCCCGCAGGGACGACCGCAGGCCGCGCGGCGACAGGAACGACCGCGGACCGAGAAGAGACAACAGGGAAGGGGGGCGCAGGTAA
- the rplV gene encoding 50S ribosomal protein L22: MEAKATLNYTRISPRKVGLVLDLIRNKPVDLAAAILENTPKAACEDLGKLLKSAVSNAENNLQMDKGSLYVSKCYVTPGPILKRIRPKDHGRAHRILKRTSHITIVVAEKE, encoded by the coding sequence ATGGAAGCGAAAGCAACGCTGAACTATACCCGCATCTCTCCCCGCAAGGTGGGCCTGGTGCTGGACCTTATACGCAATAAGCCCGTGGACCTGGCCGCGGCCATTTTGGAGAACACCCCCAAGGCCGCCTGCGAGGACCTCGGCAAGCTCTTGAAGTCCGCTGTTTCCAACGCGGAGAACAATTTGCAGATGGACAAGGGCAGCCTGTACGTTTCAAAGTGCTATGTGACCCCGGGCCCGATCCTCAAGAGGATTCGCCCGAAGGACCACGGCAGGGCGCACAGGATCCTGAAGCGGACCAGCCACATCACCATCGTTGTGGCCGAGAAAGAGTAA
- the rpsS gene encoding 30S ribosomal protein S19 translates to MSRSLKKGPFVQPVLLKRIQAMNEAGEKKIVKTWSRASMIFPDFVGHTIAVHDGRKHVPVYVTEDMVGHKLGEFAPTRTFKGHTGSKTGK, encoded by the coding sequence ATGAGCAGAAGTCTTAAAAAGGGACCTTTTGTACAGCCCGTGCTGCTGAAAAGGATCCAGGCTATGAACGAGGCCGGGGAGAAGAAGATTGTGAAGACCTGGAGCAGGGCTTCCATGATATTCCCGGATTTCGTGGGCCACACCATTGCGGTGCACGACGGCCGCAAGCATGTGCCGGTATACGTTACCGAGGACATGGTAGGACACAAGCTGGGCGAGTTCGCCCCGACGAGGACCTTTAAGGGCCACACCGGCTCGAAGACCGGCAAATAA
- the rplB gene encoding 50S ribosomal protein L2 — protein sequence MAIKNYKPTTAARRNMSVTDYTVLSKGGPEKSLLAPLSNKSGRNSYGRITVRHRGGANRKKYRIIDFKRQKHDVTAVVQTIEYDPNRSAFIALIQYEDGEKSYIIAPNGIKVGDKIVSGAEADIKPGNALPLKNIPTGTFIHNVELYPGKGAQIARAAGIMAQLMAKENGMALLRLPSGELRNVPDSCMASIGQVSNIDHENVKIGKAGRKRHMGWRPTVRGSVMNPNDHPHGGGEGKSPVGRPGPVTPWGKPALGYKTRKHHKSSDKFIVRRRNGK from the coding sequence ATGGCAATAAAGAATTATAAGCCGACTACCGCGGCGCGCCGGAATATGTCCGTTACGGACTATACCGTCCTCTCTAAGGGCGGCCCGGAGAAGAGCCTGCTGGCCCCTCTGAGCAATAAGTCCGGCCGCAACAGCTACGGCAGGATTACCGTGCGCCATAGGGGCGGAGCGAACCGCAAGAAGTACCGCATCATTGATTTCAAGCGCCAGAAGCACGACGTGACTGCCGTGGTGCAGACCATTGAGTACGACCCCAACCGCTCGGCGTTTATCGCCCTTATACAGTATGAGGACGGGGAGAAGAGCTATATAATAGCTCCCAACGGCATCAAGGTGGGGGACAAGATAGTCTCCGGGGCCGAGGCCGACATCAAGCCCGGCAACGCCCTTCCCCTCAAGAACATTCCCACCGGCACCTTTATCCACAACGTGGAGCTGTACCCCGGCAAGGGGGCGCAGATAGCCAGGGCGGCGGGCATTATGGCCCAGCTGATGGCAAAGGAGAACGGCATGGCGCTCTTGAGGCTGCCCTCCGGGGAGCTTCGGAACGTTCCCGACAGCTGCATGGCCTCTATCGGCCAGGTCAGCAACATCGACCACGAGAACGTGAAGATAGGCAAGGCCGGCCGCAAGCGCCATATGGGCTGGCGGCCCACCGTGCGCGGCTCGGTCATGAACCCCAACGACCACCCCCACGGCGGCGGCGAGGGCAAGAGCCCTGTGGGCCGTCCCGGTCCCGTTACCCCCTGGGGCAAGCCGGCGCTGGGCTATAAGACCAGAAAGCACCATAAGAGCAGCGACAAGTTCATTGTCCGGCGCAGAAACGGCAAGTAA
- the rplW gene encoding 50S ribosomal protein L23 produces MEAHDIIIRPIITEKTMDGNTQKKYTFEVAKEATKIDVKRAVEAAFGVKVSKVNTLHVRGRLRRQGRYQGYTRSWKKAVVTLTEESRTIEFFESMV; encoded by the coding sequence ATGGAGGCCCATGACATCATTATCCGCCCCATCATCACCGAGAAGACCATGGACGGCAACACCCAGAAGAAATACACCTTCGAGGTGGCAAAGGAGGCCACCAAGATAGATGTGAAAAGGGCCGTGGAGGCCGCCTTCGGTGTCAAGGTCAGCAAGGTCAACACCCTCCACGTGCGCGGGAGGCTCCGCCGCCAGGGGCGTTACCAGGGCTACACCAGGAGCTGGAAGAAGGCCGTGGTGACCCTCACTGAGGAGAGCAGGACCATCGAGTTCTTCGAGAGCATGGTCTAA
- the rplD gene encoding 50S ribosomal protein L4: protein MAEVAVLNMQGKEVGRQQLSDAVFGIEPNVPVMNDMVKNYLANQRQGTQSALTRSEVSGGGRKPWRQKGTGRARQGSTRAPQWTHGGVVFAPKPRDYRYALNKKVRRLAMKSALSSKVQDGEMIVIDKIALEGFKTKDIAAMLKAVGSEKKALIVLDSVDEKVIKSAGNIPGVKTAQVNTLNVYDILGADKFIVVQGAVQKIEEVYA, encoded by the coding sequence ATGGCTGAAGTAGCAGTTTTGAACATGCAGGGCAAGGAGGTCGGCAGGCAGCAGCTTAGCGACGCCGTGTTCGGCATAGAGCCCAACGTCCCTGTTATGAACGATATGGTGAAGAATTATCTTGCCAATCAGCGCCAGGGGACCCAGTCCGCCTTGACCCGCAGTGAGGTCTCCGGCGGCGGCAGGAAGCCCTGGAGGCAGAAGGGCACGGGCCGCGCCCGCCAGGGCAGCACCCGCGCTCCCCAGTGGACCCACGGCGGCGTGGTATTCGCCCCAAAGCCCAGGGATTACCGCTATGCCCTCAACAAGAAGGTGAGAAGGCTTGCGATGAAGTCCGCCCTCTCCTCCAAGGTGCAGGACGGCGAGATGATAGTCATCGACAAGATCGCCCTGGAGGGCTTTAAGACCAAGGACATCGCCGCCATGCTGAAGGCTGTTGGCAGCGAGAAGAAAGCGCTCATCGTGCTGGACAGCGTGGACGAGAAGGTAATAAAGAGCGCGGGGAATATTCCCGGCGTGAAGACCGCCCAGGTGAATACCCTGAACGTGTACGATATTCTGGGCGCAGACAAGTTCATCGTTGTACAGGGCGCTGTGCAGAAGATTGAGGAGGTGTATGCGTAA
- the rplC gene encoding 50S ribosomal protein L3, translating to MKKGIIGKKVGMTQIFDDKGKVIPVTVVEAGPCVVTQKKTVETDGYDAVQVGFGDQKPQRVTKPLTGHFKKGGVAPKKTLREFRLEDISALNVGDLIKADTFEAGERVDVTGTSKGKGYAGVIKRWNFHRLKETHGSGPVARHGGSNGACSTPSRVWKGLKMAGHLGAETVTVQNLTVAKVDAENNLIAIKGAIPGPNGGVVIVRDSVKA from the coding sequence ATGAAAAAAGGGATCATCGGAAAGAAGGTCGGCATGACGCAGATCTTCGACGACAAGGGTAAGGTCATCCCGGTAACAGTGGTAGAGGCCGGGCCCTGCGTCGTGACCCAGAAGAAGACCGTGGAGACCGACGGCTATGACGCGGTACAGGTCGGCTTCGGGGACCAGAAGCCCCAGCGGGTCACAAAGCCCCTTACGGGCCACTTCAAGAAGGGCGGCGTCGCCCCCAAGAAGACCCTTCGGGAGTTCCGCCTGGAGGACATCAGCGCCTTGAATGTGGGCGACCTTATCAAGGCCGACACATTTGAAGCCGGCGAGCGGGTGGACGTTACAGGCACCAGCAAGGGCAAGGGCTACGCGGGCGTTATCAAGCGCTGGAATTTCCACCGCCTGAAGGAGACCCACGGTTCCGGCCCTGTGGCAAGGCACGGCGGCTCCAACGGCGCGTGCTCGACCCCCTCGCGGGTTTGGAAGGGCCTGAAGATGGCGGGCCACCTGGGCGCGGAGACCGTTACGGTGCAGAACCTGACGGTGGCCAAGGTGGACGCGGAGAACAACCTCATAGCCATCAAGGGCGCCATACCCGGCCCCAACGGCGGCGTAGTTATCGTGCGCGACAGCGTGAAAGCGTAA
- the rpsJ gene encoding 30S ribosomal protein S10, with product MAVKEKIRIRIKGYDHQLVDQSAEKIVATAKRTGARVSGPVPLPTEKQIVTILRAVHKYKDSREQFEMRTHKRLIDILRPSNKTVEAMMGLELPAGVEIEIKL from the coding sequence ATGGCAGTCAAGGAAAAGATCAGGATCAGGATCAAGGGGTACGACCACCAGCTGGTGGACCAGTCCGCGGAGAAGATCGTCGCTACCGCAAAGCGCACGGGCGCCAGGGTCTCTGGGCCGGTGCCGCTGCCCACGGAAAAGCAGATCGTAACTATACTCAGGGCCGTCCATAAGTATAAGGACAGCCGCGAGCAGTTCGAGATGCGCACCCACAAGAGACTGATCGACATTCTCCGGCCCAGCAACAAGACTGTTGAAGCCATGATGGGCCTGGAGCTCCCCGCCGGCGTCGAGATCGAGATAAAGCTGTAA
- a CDS encoding sugar phosphate isomerase/epimerase family protein — protein MNKLPVAVQVYSVREDAEKDFAGTMKKIKEIGYDGVELAGLYGLSPAEIKAAIEDAGLEAVSAHVPFQELKADIEGVVSQYEEIGVKYIALPYLMEEDRPGGEKFEENVKVFGEIGKVCKAHGIQTLYHNHDFEFQKMPDGRYALDYIYDTIPADLLKTEIDTCWVNVAGEDPAAYVRKYSGRAPVVHLKDFYKEGKPGNMYQLIGTEVEEQENKGFFEFRPVGSGMQDFPSILEASLEAGAQWVVVEQDQSNGRTPMEAITMSREYLKGLGW, from the coding sequence ATGAACAAGCTGCCCGTTGCTGTGCAGGTCTACTCCGTCCGGGAGGACGCCGAGAAGGACTTTGCCGGCACCATGAAGAAAATCAAGGAGATAGGCTATGACGGTGTAGAGCTGGCAGGGCTCTACGGCCTCTCCCCCGCCGAGATCAAGGCCGCCATCGAAGACGCGGGCCTTGAGGCCGTTTCCGCCCATGTGCCTTTCCAGGAGCTTAAAGCCGACATAGAGGGGGTCGTAAGCCAGTATGAGGAGATAGGGGTAAAGTATATCGCCCTCCCCTACCTGATGGAGGAGGACCGCCCCGGCGGGGAGAAGTTCGAGGAGAATGTAAAGGTCTTTGGGGAGATAGGCAAGGTCTGCAAGGCCCACGGCATACAGACCTTATATCATAACCACGACTTCGAGTTCCAGAAGATGCCCGACGGCCGGTACGCCCTTGACTACATCTACGACACCATCCCCGCTGACCTTCTAAAGACCGAGATAGACACCTGCTGGGTAAACGTGGCCGGGGAGGATCCCGCCGCTTATGTAAGGAAGTACAGCGGCCGCGCCCCGGTGGTGCACCTGAAGGACTTCTATAAGGAGGGCAAGCCCGGCAATATGTACCAGCTCATCGGCACGGAGGTGGAGGAGCAGGAGAATAAGGGCTTCTTTGAGTTTCGCCCGGTGGGCAGCGGTATGCAGGATTTTCCTTCTATTCTTGAGGCCTCCCTGGAGGCCGGGGCCCAGTGGGTGGTGGTGGAGCAGGACCAGTCCAATGGCCGCACACCCATGGAGGCCATCACCATGAGCCGGGAGTATCTGAAGGGTCTGGGCTGGTAA
- a CDS encoding Mur ligase family protein, producing MRRTPYFYLVLFISKLVRFMLLKLGRNATNFPGELAIWLCKSFIGRMPKPKKVICITGTNGKTTVANLIEDVLEKTGADFYCNRNGSNVYSGVASLLLANSDWRGRPTKELAVFELDERSSNLILPYMRPDLMLCTNIFRDSYKRNAHPEFICDFLNKYIPDGVPMILNADDMMCSGLKPDNPRVYFSIAKQPGDGEGSRNIVQDVPACPRCGGELQWDFRRYHHIGGAVCKECGFSSPKADYTVTELRETDMVVDIRGESYTFPLANNSYINVYNSLAAIALLCEHGIEPGTIAQTLGSIGISATRYMEEEVNGRKAILHLAKGQNPVACSRAFQNIRDYPGRKAAILFLDDFFDAQHTVENISWLYDADFEFLSDDSVVQLIVAGARHWDVYLRLLLAGVPAERIDHMPETSGAADALRAAEPDAVFILYDVYTIRLAEDTEKLVKEKLKKEAAKNAD from the coding sequence ATGAGACGAACCCCATACTTTTACCTGGTCCTGTTCATTTCAAAGCTTGTGCGCTTTATGCTTCTGAAGCTGGGCCGCAACGCCACCAACTTCCCCGGTGAGCTGGCCATATGGCTGTGCAAGAGCTTCATCGGACGTATGCCCAAGCCCAAAAAGGTCATCTGCATCACCGGCACCAACGGCAAGACCACCGTTGCAAACCTCATAGAGGACGTGCTGGAAAAAACCGGCGCGGACTTCTACTGCAACAGAAACGGCTCCAACGTCTACTCGGGCGTGGCCTCCCTGCTGCTGGCCAACTCCGACTGGCGGGGCCGGCCCACCAAGGAGCTTGCGGTCTTCGAGCTGGACGAGCGCAGCTCCAATCTTATACTGCCCTATATGCGCCCGGACCTGATGCTCTGCACCAACATCTTCCGGGACTCCTACAAGCGCAACGCCCACCCGGAGTTTATCTGTGACTTCCTCAATAAGTATATCCCCGACGGCGTGCCCATGATTTTAAACGCCGACGACATGATGTGCTCCGGCCTAAAGCCCGATAACCCCCGCGTGTACTTCTCCATCGCCAAGCAGCCCGGCGACGGTGAGGGCAGCAGAAATATTGTCCAGGACGTGCCCGCCTGCCCAAGGTGCGGCGGTGAGCTTCAATGGGACTTCCGGCGCTATCACCATATAGGAGGGGCTGTGTGCAAGGAGTGCGGCTTCTCCTCCCCAAAGGCGGACTACACCGTGACGGAGCTCCGGGAGACGGACATGGTGGTGGATATCCGTGGGGAGAGCTATACCTTCCCCCTGGCCAACAACAGCTATATCAACGTGTACAACTCCCTGGCGGCCATAGCCCTTTTGTGCGAGCACGGCATAGAGCCCGGAACCATAGCACAGACGCTGGGCTCCATAGGCATAAGCGCCACCCGCTATATGGAGGAGGAGGTAAACGGCCGCAAGGCCATACTGCACCTTGCCAAAGGCCAGAACCCCGTAGCCTGCTCCCGGGCCTTCCAGAATATTCGGGACTATCCGGGGAGGAAGGCGGCGATACTGTTCCTGGACGACTTCTTCGACGCCCAGCACACGGTGGAGAACATTTCCTGGCTGTATGACGCGGACTTCGAGTTTCTCTCGGACGATTCCGTGGTGCAGCTTATCGTGGCCGGGGCCCGGCACTGGGACGTGTACCTGCGGCTGCTGCTGGCGGGGGTCCCGGCGGAGCGCATAGACCATATGCCGGAGACCTCCGGCGCGGCAGATGCCCTTCGCGCGGCAGAGCCGGACGCGGTATTTATACTTTACGATGTGTACACCATAAGGCTGGCCGAGGACACCGAGAAGCTGGTCAAAGAGAAATTAAAGAAGGAGGCGGCGAAAAATGCGGATTGA